Proteins from one Epinephelus moara isolate mb chromosome 1, YSFRI_EMoa_1.0, whole genome shotgun sequence genomic window:
- the eif3jb gene encoding eukaryotic translation initiation factor 3 subunit J-B isoform X2 yields MADWDAENFEPDEPIKKAAAMDKWEGEDEEEDVKDNWDDDEEDEEKKAEMKKMETKVSEKKKLSEKIKEKENRLKKKQQELKEKEMQSNQEELTLEEQLAEKIRVKKLQEDADLELAKDAFGVSSTSNSVTGIDAMCPSSKEDFTEFEKLLKEKISQFEKSVHYSSFLDSLFRELCISLEVDDLKKVSNSLSVLLSEKQKQEKQNKGKKKKKGVVPGGGLKAQLRDDLDYAEFDGGYAQDYEDFM; encoded by the exons ATGGCGGACTGGG ACGCTGAGAACTTCGAGCCGGATGAGCCGATCAAAAAGGCGGCAGCGATGGATAAATGGGAAGGCGAAGACGAAGAGGAAGATGTTAAG GATAACtgggatgatgatgaagaagatgaagagaaaaagGCAGAGATGAAAAAAATGG agaCAAAGGtttctgaaaagaaaaagttgagTGAGAAGatcaaagagaaagaaaaccggttaaagaaaaaacaacaggagctgaaggagaaagagatGCAGAgcaat CAAGAAGAGCTCACTCTTGAAGAACAACTCGCAGAGAAGATAAGAGTGAAGAAATTACAGGAGGACGCAGACTTGGAGCTAGCAAAAGATGCTTTTG GTGTCAGCAGCACTTCAAACAGTGTCACTGGAATCGACGCCATGTGTCCATCTTCCAAAGAAGACTTCACAGAGTTTGAAAAATTGCTGAAAGAAAAGATATCCCAGTTTGAAAAATCTGTGCATTATTCAAGTTTCTTGGATTCATTGTTTCGGGAACTCTGTATTTCAT tgGAAGTAGATGACTTGAAGAAAGTCAGTAATTCCCTGTCAGTCCTACttagtgaaaaacagaaacaagaaaaa caaaacaaaggaaagaagaagaagaaaggggtTGTACCTGGAGGCGGATTGAAAGCACAGCTGAGAGACGACCTTGACTATGCAGAGTTTGATGGTGGCTACGCCCAAGACTATGAGGACTTCATGTGA
- the eif3jb gene encoding eukaryotic translation initiation factor 3 subunit J-B isoform X1, with the protein MADWDAENFEPDEPIKKAAAMDKWEGEDEEEDVKVSFASGGAAHATMIQSKDNWDDDEEDEEKKAEMKKMETKVSEKKKLSEKIKEKENRLKKKQQELKEKEMQSNQEELTLEEQLAEKIRVKKLQEDADLELAKDAFGVSSTSNSVTGIDAMCPSSKEDFTEFEKLLKEKISQFEKSVHYSSFLDSLFRELCISLEVDDLKKVSNSLSVLLSEKQKQEKQNKGKKKKKGVVPGGGLKAQLRDDLDYAEFDGGYAQDYEDFM; encoded by the exons ATGGCGGACTGGG ACGCTGAGAACTTCGAGCCGGATGAGCCGATCAAAAAGGCGGCAGCGATGGATAAATGGGAAGGCGAAGACGAAGAGGAAGATGTTAAG GTATCGTTTGCCAGTGGAGGTGCAGCACACGCTACAATGATACAGAGCAAG GATAACtgggatgatgatgaagaagatgaagagaaaaagGCAGAGATGAAAAAAATGG agaCAAAGGtttctgaaaagaaaaagttgagTGAGAAGatcaaagagaaagaaaaccggttaaagaaaaaacaacaggagctgaaggagaaagagatGCAGAgcaat CAAGAAGAGCTCACTCTTGAAGAACAACTCGCAGAGAAGATAAGAGTGAAGAAATTACAGGAGGACGCAGACTTGGAGCTAGCAAAAGATGCTTTTG GTGTCAGCAGCACTTCAAACAGTGTCACTGGAATCGACGCCATGTGTCCATCTTCCAAAGAAGACTTCACAGAGTTTGAAAAATTGCTGAAAGAAAAGATATCCCAGTTTGAAAAATCTGTGCATTATTCAAGTTTCTTGGATTCATTGTTTCGGGAACTCTGTATTTCAT tgGAAGTAGATGACTTGAAGAAAGTCAGTAATTCCCTGTCAGTCCTACttagtgaaaaacagaaacaagaaaaa caaaacaaaggaaagaagaagaagaaaggggtTGTACCTGGAGGCGGATTGAAAGCACAGCTGAGAGACGACCTTGACTATGCAGAGTTTGATGGTGGCTACGCCCAAGACTATGAGGACTTCATGTGA